From Fusobacterium perfoetens, one genomic window encodes:
- a CDS encoding HAD family hydrolase, with protein MIKNIVFDLGNVLIGFRPKKFTRENVEEKYQDKFFEIVFRGQEWKDLDRGTLTYEEAIEIFTEKLPECEKSIRKLFDENIYDCLEPIEKNIALLPKLKENYNLYIISNFHLKAFENIYEKWDFFKLFDGKVISAHHKLMKPEPEIYQLLLDTYSLKANECLFIDDVEENIIGAKNMGMNGIQLTDYNFLEEKLKEFGIKL; from the coding sequence ATGATAAAAAATATCGTTTTTGATTTAGGAAATGTTCTAATTGGGTTTCGTCCTAAAAAATTTACAAGAGAAAATGTAGAGGAAAAGTATCAAGATAAATTTTTTGAAATAGTTTTTAGAGGACAAGAGTGGAAAGATTTAGACAGAGGAACTTTGACTTATGAAGAAGCTATAGAAATTTTTACTGAAAAACTTCCAGAATGTGAAAAATCAATAAGAAAACTATTTGATGAAAATATTTATGATTGCTTAGAGCCTATCGAAAAAAATATCGCTCTTTTGCCAAAATTAAAAGAAAATTATAATCTATATATTATTTCTAACTTTCATTTAAAGGCTTTTGAAAATATCTATGAAAAATGGGATTTCTTTAAGTTATTTGACGGAAAAGTAATATCTGCTCATCATAAACTTATGAAACCTGAACCTGAAATATATCAACTACTTTTGGATACTTATTCTCTAAAAGCTAATGAATGTCTTTTTATAGATGATGTAGAGGAAAATATAATAGGTGCTAAAAATATGGGAATGAATGGTATTCAACTTACTGATTATAACTTCTTAGAAGAAAAATTAAAAGAGTTTGGTATAAAATTATAA